From the Oryza glaberrima chromosome 5, OglaRS2, whole genome shotgun sequence genome, one window contains:
- the LOC127772646 gene encoding succinate dehydrogenase subunit 4, mitochondrial-like, with amino-acid sequence MASRLVARSRRGLALALSRAGAGAPSRPSPPGLGKTLGYEPTSHLHGAQFLPCWFSTIASNGSHMQKAQETCKPVAGMEHSDALKVMEGTSPKVVAFSPLEAAITKPRSSPLTIESSKVKRSEIATLVTFYMIPSLLVSSKNGLATSILVGAVFHQIYMFHKEIFLDYVHHDITRKWALIYFKLLLLIMAKETIVYFNFI; translated from the exons ATGGCGTCGCGACTCGTGGCCCGGTCGAGGAGAGGCCTAGCGCTCGCCCtctcccgcgccggcgccggcgccccgTCGCGGCCCTCCCCTCCTGGCCTCGGCAag ACTCTGGGGTATGAGCCAACATCACATCTCCATGGTGCTCAGTTTTTACCTTGTTGGTTTTCAACTATTGCATCTAATGGATCTCACATGCAAAAGGCACAG GAGACATGTAAGCCAGTTGCTGGAATGGAACACTCTGATGCACTGAAAGTAATGGAAGGAACCTCTCCTAAAGTTGTGGCATTCAGCCCACTAGAAGCAGCTATCACTAAACCTAGAAGCAGTCCCTTGACAATTGAAAGTTCTAAAGTAAAGCGATCAGAGATTGCAACGCTAGTCACATTTTACATGATCCCTTCTCTGCTTGTTTCCTCAAAAAATGGGCTTGCTACCTCTATTTTGGTTGGCGCAGTATTCCATCAAATATACATGTTTCACAAGGAGATATTTCTGGACTATGTGCACCATGATATCACCAGGAAGTGGGCTTTGATATACTTCAAGCTGCTTTTGTTGATCATGGCGAAGGAAACCATTGTGTATTTCAACTTTATCTGA